The Gillisia sp. Hel_I_86 genome has a segment encoding these proteins:
- a CDS encoding intradiol ring-cleavage dioxygenase — protein MNIYRIILLLLILLGFSGCGLAQENARLVGGPCEGCEAVFDYGDRKLLSIDTLPGFEETEDKIKVTGTIYKNDGKTPAKGVILFVHHTNRDGVYPKHGNENGWARQYGYIHGWIKTGADGKYAFYTFKPAPYGGLPAHIHPIIREPDGKYYWLGSFLFAGDPQLTEEHKNPESSRGGSNGILSLKKEKGIVVGRRDIILGKNIPNYE, from the coding sequence ATGAATATCTATAGAATAATCCTTTTACTTTTAATTCTGCTCGGTTTCTCAGGCTGCGGACTTGCACAGGAAAATGCAAGATTGGTGGGTGGTCCCTGCGAGGGGTGTGAGGCAGTCTTCGACTATGGAGACCGGAAACTTTTATCAATTGATACCCTACCCGGGTTTGAAGAAACCGAAGACAAGATAAAAGTAACAGGTACCATTTATAAAAATGATGGAAAAACCCCTGCTAAAGGTGTCATTTTATTTGTCCATCACACCAATAGGGACGGGGTCTATCCAAAACATGGCAATGAAAACGGTTGGGCCCGACAGTACGGCTACATTCATGGTTGGATAAAGACCGGAGCCGATGGTAAATATGCCTTCTACACTTTCAAGCCCGCACCCTACGGTGGATTGCCGGCACATATCCATCCCATTATACGTGAGCCCGATGGTAAGTATTACTGGCTTGGCAGTTTCCTTTTTGCAGGGGATCCACAACTCACCGAGGAACATAAAAATCCCGAATCTTCCAGAGGCGGTAGTAATGGCATTTTATCATTAAAAAAGGAAAAGGGAATAGTGGTTGGCCGGAGGGATATCATTCTTGGCAAAAATATACCTAACTATGAATAA